TTTCTCAGAACGGGTCCATCCAGGTAAAGGGTCACACTTAATTAAATCGTATTACATTATTCAGCATCATTGCTCTAAATGTtaatattagagctgtcaattgattcaaatatttaatcgcatgattgtccatagttaatcacaaattaatcacacctttttaatctgttcaaaatgcaccttaaaggtagatttgtTTAATAcactcatcaacatgggagtgggcaaataggtCAAGGGCCCCCtgtggaaatggccatgccagtttttcctcgccaaaattttggtaccaatggattccttaagttttctagtttcatatgatattagtatcttcactctagctttaaaactgagcctggtacaaccttaaaaatcacaagttgcattatgcATTGatgaaattagtgacgttaaaattaatttgtgttaacgtgttattattgcgctaactttgacagccctagttactatattaaaaattatttatttctttggtGATCAACAACGTCTTACTTGTCCACAGGATATTGCAGAGATCCCTGATGATCTGAAGCAGCTGTATAAAATTGTGTGGGAAATCTCCCAGAAGACTGTACTCAAGATGGCAGCAGATCGTGGAGCCTACATCGACCAGAGCCAGTCCCTAAACATCCACATTGCCGAGCCAAACTATGGCAAACTGACCAGCATGCACTTCTATGGTTGGAAGTTGGTAAGTCAGGACTGAGGGAGAACAGGCTCGATGCATGCTGCTTCATAGTGTCCAGAAACAAACATTAATGCCGGTCTTCTTTTCTCCGCAGGGCCTGAAAACCGGCATGTACTACCTGCGGACGAAGCCCGCCGCCAACCCCATTCAGTTCACCCTCAACAAGGAGAAATTAAAGGAGGCCCAGTCGACCAAGACCGACGAGGAGGCGACCAAAGAGAGCAACACTGCTGCCATGGTGTGCTCTTTAGCGAACAAAGATGAGTGCCTGATGTGTGGCTCTTAAGTGTTCACTCAGATAAGCACACTCCCCCCTATCCACCAGCTTCCCCTTTAAAAATATACTTTTGGAAACACCCGGTGCTTTGTTGTTGTACATGATGTTGTAACAAGGGTTTTACATGTGCCGCTGTCTTCAAGTCACaaaactttcctgtttttatttaatattttcatcATGAATTGtgttgtatgtatgtttgtatagaATGGATAGGGTACAATGAATTAACATTTTTCccctagtgtttttttttatcaatatagTTTTATAATATGTGGGTCATATTATTAATGaatttcatgtttgtatttcagATGTGTGGGAAATTAAAGTTGTTATACAATGGTCTCAAATTTAGTCTCATTATTACACTATTGTCAGGAATATGTGAAGCTTTACCTCAAAACCTGAgcatatactttatatacatatttagtCATGCATTTATTGAGGCAAgaacagtatatatttttttacatttacaaaggTCAAATTTTCGACATAGAGAGAGCAAAATAAAAATGGGTAAGTAGTCAGCATATTGTTCTTAATATGTCTTGTTTACTAGGAAATGAGTGGCAGGGAAGATAAGCGTTTCTGTCGCTGGGGATGCTCTAACAGGATGGTGACTATGATTGGCTGGTGATACGACATGCCTGTGCATGTAAGACATGAATTTAATTTCCCGGTGACAAAATGTTGGAGGCTTTTGTGTCAGATgacataaaagtgttttttaattatCTGTGGAGGACAACAGACCAGGTTCAAATGAATATGGTGATGGCATCAATACTGCAACAAAGAGCTGCACTCTGAGGTGTTTTTCCATAGGAAGAGTGTGGATGGGCAGTGTCTTGGGACAGGTGATGCTGCAGGTGAGGAATTAATGAActggtgtgttcatgtgtgcaaCCTCATGGGAGCAGTATGTGTAAAGCAAGCTGAGACCTGCACTGTCACACTGTAGCAGGCTGTTGGTCTGACAGTAAAGAAACACCAAAGCAGCACTGATTCATAACCTCAGGCGGTTAATGTTCCCCGACACTATGTTCGTGAAatatagacacacagacataaatgtaatttcaaatgttttaattgtgttACAATGTAACTATTGTGCAAAACAAGGCTACTTTCTTCTGATATTTGAATGTTAAGAGAAACCAAAACAGCCAACAGAGGCTCTTTGCTATTGAACAGTGAAGTTTGAAAAatggaggtgaggagagagactCCCAACACAAAGCAGCAGTACAACTAGTGACACACTGGCCTTAATCAACTAACCAATGAACACCCTCTCCaaatatttttaaagctagggtagaCAATTTAGAAGCATTTTTTGTTATACTTGTTGAAATcctctttacatcccgacagcaaatGCTTTGACAAAACCAGAAAtaatccggtatctgtggcaGTCACAGCCCTTTAATAAGCCGGTCCAATCATTTCATACGGGCCGTattggcattagaatgcgtctccacatgcgtcttgagtgaccacttgtgatctgatctcacttccccgctctatatgcaaataaccatgtagtaaacacatggctaatgcAGCAGACaatgtgacgtaatattacgtAAATGTCCGTATTAATATCATACATATTCGTGAAATCGGGTACATTTtatcaacatcaaaataaaaggttattgtactggCGGTCCCTTGGGACCTCTGTGCCTCCGCCGGCACAATTATGTATTTTGGGAGAATGGCTTTggataatttaaaaatgtagtttACTCTTTCATTGGTTTCTCCAAAATTGCCTACCTCAGCTTTAAATGGTCACTACTTTTAATTAGTGTATTTTGAAACTGTAAGGCACTGTAACCCTATTTTACTGCTACTGATGCTGATCAAGGTGTACTGGTACATGCTGTTTTAGTTAAATCCATAAGCCATTTTAACATGTGATGAGAAGAGTTGCAACAACATTATCTCGGTCTCAGCAAGTAATTATGAGAACGTTCATTCTAAAAATGAGAAAATCTAATTTGCAACAGATCTATGGCtgaatgcttttattttaatgCATAAATCTGATGTGTTTAGAGGATTGGGaagtaaagaaaacatttgcCAAAAGTTAAGAAGAAAGCTGAAGAACTCTCTTCTGAGACTTTCTTTGCCCGAAGAACACACCATTTCACTTATTTCACACATGATGTAATCACTTAGCCAGGAAACCGATTGGCTACACTACATGAAAAGTTTCTCACAGTCAGTGGTTAGGATTAAAGGAgttgttcaacattttgggaaataccctTATTTGTATTGTGGTGTAAAGCTAGATGAGATACcaatcatactgtatatgtacagtaaatatgaagctgcagctgATTAGGTAAGCTTAGCACATCTGGAAACAGCTAAACTGTCTCTGTCCAATGGTAACAAAATCCtcctaccaacacctctaaagttcATTAATTAGCActttatgtcttgtttgtttaatctgtacaaaaaacaaagtataaaaaGGACTGTTTTACGGGCAATTATGTGCAAGATTCACAAACTTTGGAGCTTTTTCCCTCTAGATATTGACTAAATTTCCAAAGAGCCAAACCCTGAAAAAGTCAGTGTGGTCTTTTTAAATGGGCCATCACTATGGTTATGGTCTCACCAGCATCCCGTCAATCGATCCCTCCCCTTCTTGGGAACCAAAGCCTGTGTcctgagagctgctgctgcctgttgGCGAGGGAATCGTTTTCTTGGCTCCAGGTTTCACATTCATCTCCCTGACACTGGACTTATCTGCTACATTATGCTCAATCTTTCTACCCATCATCCATTTGGactccacttttttttcttgcagcTCTATGTCTTTGAACTTGTTTACTACTCTGTTTATGTCCGTCTTTTCACTGTTGACTTTAATGCTTTCAGCTAGTTCGGGGGTTGTCTCTGTCACCTTTGCCCCCGTTTGtatccctcctctccttttttctgCCTCATCTTGTGTGGCCTCAGCTTTTAGCTTTTCTCCTACGTGATTCAAACTCGTACCTGCCCCCACCTCCTCTTTCACTTCATTTCTGTCTGCTTCCACCTTGTCTTTATTCtcagtttcttcatctcctaGCTCTACTTTAACTCTACCTTCCTCCATTTTCACCACATCCCAGTCTGTTACCTTCTCTGCTCCACATTCATCCACCTGATTCTGTTGTGCGGCTGACTCCTGTTTTGTATCCGAGTCAACCTTTTCTTTATCCACCCCTTCCTCTCCGTTGTGCACTGTCACTTTAGGTGACGCATTTTTCTCATCTTGTCTGCTGTTAAAACCTATGAAATTGTTCTTGGCACCGATGATGTATTTCCCCAGAAAGGAGGAGCCATCCTTGGTCGATGCGTCGCCTGCAGTGTGTCCATCGTCCATCAAAACCTGCTGGAGTACTTTCATATCACTGTGCATCCTGCTGACGGTTTTGGTCAGCAAAGTGATCCGATTGCCGATATCTGAGGGAAGAGGATACTCCAATCACAATACAGCATGCAGGCacttaaatgacaaataaatcacaatttatTCATGCCTTTTTATCTGATAGCCAGTtgtaaagaaagacagaaagagaaaagagaaaaagggggCAACATGCAACAGGCCAGGTTTGGGAGCCAACAGGACTTTTTAATGCATTACTGTCTGaccattaaaggtacagtgtgtaggatttggtggcatctagtggtgtggttgcagatttcatccaactgagtacccctccactaaCTCCTCCTTTTCAAGACTGCGGTACCATGAgccaccaagtgcaaaaccgtggtaacgccatatGCCTCACTCAGACGCCATCCTTACGATAataactttaggagcaacggaagtcagacggcgactGGCAgcaccacagttttgcactctgcagctcacgttaccgcattctcacaagcgtgtcggagaacagCGGTGGCGTTCATGTAAAAAcctgaaaggctctctctagagcaggggtctcaaactcgcggcccgcgggccaattgcggcccgcaagatgatattttgtggcccccaccttgatatgaaagtttaatgttagtgcggcccgcgagttttatgtgaatggcacTTTGCCGCGTTGTGtgtggaaggtccctttgttgcgcgaACCCGGgctgaacgaacctaccaatcacagtggggtatatggctcccaggggcgggcaatcggccgggcttgatgcaagcagagaaacatttcacaacaactatggcggcgcccgtgtaacatcgcataagcttgattaaagcttgatttatacttctgcgttgaatcgacgccgtagcctgacgtgcacctctccagaaatgaaactacacgtcgcggcgacgcagaccgcaacagctgtgattggtccagtctctcagcgatgctgagcggccaggaccccggacaaccacagaaagttcaacttctctctgcctcgatcttttcaatgtttgttcacgCAAATCGactcagatatattttctcttttcggcgttccagtaatgtcagtaaaagttctgtggttcaacagttattagctccaactccgctcagtttctgtttgtagtacaagaagaagaagaagaagaagaagaagaaggaaactcatagagacgccgccgccaactagcggtttggtggtgtaattgcagagcaacacaaacacagcaggcataactttattgcggagtgacaccaagtggaatgaatatatatcttgtcacacagccccaatcatgtctttttcaaagcctgcagtgaagagaaaggttggtgacgagcacagacaatttcaggaaaagtgggagacgcaatagaggccatgttcagaagaaccgttcatgttcttcaatgttccattcatgttcaggacagttcatgttcagaagaaccgttcatgttcagaagaacccattcaagttaaagaactgttaataatgacgtttgagaagattgttttttttttaacaaagctttttttgtggaatacctgatgcggcccagcctcacccagactctgcctctagcggcccccaggtaaattgagtttgagaccactgctctagagccagtgtttggtttgtccgttctggactaccgtagaaacatggcggagcaacatggcgaattccgtgaagaggacccgcaccctatgtagatatgaagggctcgttctaagctaacgaaaacaattcttagtttcaggtgattatacattaattaaaacatagttatgaatattatattccatttctgctaatagatcccctgaaatgttacacacaccCTGACAGATTTGAGTCAAAGTCATGGTTACCTTTCCTCTTGGTCTCCTCAAACTCCCTGCGTGCTGACTCAATGTAGCGTTGGACCAGAGCTCTGCTCACCTGCTGCCGGTAAGGTAACTGGTCGCCTTCAGATCCCTTACCATTGGTCTTAAAACACATAACATCACACATCAGTGTTTAGCAAAGAATAtgtagattattttattttactacagTCACACCAACTCCTGCATGTGAGCATTAAACACTTACCACAGAGTCTATAGGGGGATATTTGCTCTCAGAATTacaagtgcagcagcagcagattcgTCTAAAGATACCCCTGGAACatgatttaaaatgaataaatatagatACACAATGAGGTGTCTTTGCAGGTTAAAGTTGTTTCAGAGCTCACCTTAAGATGTAAAAGAAAGCTTTGGGTGAGGGGATGATGTTGAAGGGCACAGGCATGGTGAGGCCCTCCCTGAAGTAACTGAGGTACAGCTTCGACCTGGCAAATTTCCACTCGACATCTGCATCGTCCTGAAATACAAAATGTCGAGATGTCAGTGCTAATCTTTTGGTTTCTGCTTTTACTGCAGgtgtaacataaaaaatatgtcttTACCTCAATTTTCTGAAAGGTGTTGGTGATCATAGCAATGAGCATGTTGAGCAGGACGATGACAATGACGAGCGTGAAGATGCCGTACAGGATCCTTCCCACGAACTCTGCCAACACAAACTGCGGCATGTCCACGTAGTCCTGGTTGGCCACGCCGAACATGGTCCAGAATAAGAAGTGGAACGTCTCATTAAACCTGCAACAGTGCACAATGAGACTGTTTTCATACTCTTATTTTCCACTAACAATAGTGtctgtatattattatttttcattcttACCTGCCAAGATGTGGAGAGATGACATAAGGAACGTAGACATTGTTGATGCCACAAAGGAAGGCTGTTCCAATGATCatcaatataaacataaatctaaaaaagaaaaatgttatttGCTCCTTCATGTGCTCTGAATGCTCTTCCATATACAAATATGCAGATGTATAACACAGAAGACCACGAGAAAAGCGCTTCTACCTCATCATATCGTCAATCATCTTCCCTATCGAGATCTGCAGAGTTCCCAGAGACTCGTGCGCTGGGAGGATGAACGCCAGCCGTGTGAAGCTCAACATGCTGGTCACTGCAAACAGCACCTCAGAGATCAGCTGGGGGTCCTCCTGATGCCAGTTCTCGCGCACTGCAGGACAGTTTCACACAACCAAACTAAGAACTTTTGAGACCTCCAACAACTATTTTGGATGAACAATCTGACATAATTTTCTCACCAGTCTGGGTGAAGTAGATGCACTCTTCTGTGCCGCTATGATCATGGCACAGGAAGTAACCTTTGAGCGCGATGAGCACACGCAACGCGAAGGACGCCAGGTACATGCTGAGCACCATCACGTCCAAGCAGTTCCACCAGTCCAGGAAGTAGCTCCGCAGCCCCTCGATCCACACTTCCTTGCACTCGTACCAGAAGAATCCTGTATGAGACAGCAGCATGGTATAAACCttgagtttttctttttgtacattacagaaaaacaaaagagaggGAACCCACCGACCACCCACACCATGTGGAAGGAGCTGTGCAGGATGTTCTGCTGCCGGGAAGCAAACTTGTCTCGATACATCTCCATTGTTATTGATTCTCCGAGTAACGTGATGAGAAACCACAGATAGGAGGCTGAGTGGAGGAGGAACCTGATCACAGGAATCTTTAGCAGCTTTCCTCCCTGGTGAAAACACAAAAGACAAGTCAGGGCCAAGACACACCTGTGTTCATTCCAttttcttaaagaggacctattatgtttttgtgctttttcctctttcctttaatgtgttatataattttttttgtacatgtaaaaggtctgcaaagtcacaaagcccaaagtccacgccaaagagagttactctGCCACCCCAGAAACACTGCTCcggaactgcctgaaatgccttgctaAGTCTTAAGTATTTTCTTCCGTAAcgcggtgatgtcaccaagtaacacatttgcataatacctgcctagcggatAGTTTGACACCgtttcaaacaaagctagttggagcggagctggagcagagtccaaagagtttggtttggttgaccaatcacaacagagtgggccagctgaccaatcagagcagactgggttttTCGAGTGAGGCGGGACATGACCCAAACAgatggtgaaaagaggtgctgcagcacagccgatatgagaaaaataaaacgttttttgaacattaaagggactatttgtaagattcagaaatgctgcttaacagcgacacctgtggccttgaaatcaacgaaagtcagcgtcgagctcgcgcttgctcgctctacatagatatgaacgagcatcactcaaaacaatgaggcgacagacgtcagctaaaaccacaatatcattctatatttcagctgcttggcagtaatgttagctgaccagacgaaggtctctccatgaatcaatgctgatcctagtgttggcttttcctgctcagcgccggcttcagcagcggggctcctcaacgagttacgttatcgcctcccgaccgcagccggcagccgaagacaccggcacccggtcggtaacgagacgataatgtaactcgttgaggagccccgtcacttcacaagacacggaaaacctctgttggtctggaggagctgcagcatttatttttgcacaaacgtccactctacattcactagatattctcagagctaaactaactcttctgcagtgtgtagtgagcgcgcgttcacgtctagaggtggagcgagacagcgaggacgcgcgcgctgtctgagtgaaggagagcaggcagcggagacgaggctccggccacacgcgagcgcgcatatgcgagcgcgcatgtgtgccgacccgctacatttatacgcttaaaaagttacaaacagtccctttaaagcatgttaacatgttctagtggaaacccaaaatacaagtatgcacctgaaaataagcatagtaggtcctctttaaaatgaatGTCTCTCATGACAGTCTGTGACACAGAACGTGCATTAGAAACCTCTCTCTACATTTGGACGTTTTCATGTGATATGACCTTTGACTTGGGTGCGATCCAGTAGACGAGGCAGAGGAGTGGCATGGTGAAAAAGATCCCCACAGAGACAAACAGCTTCCAGGCCGTCCTGCTGCCTCTCCAGCCTGACAGGTGCCCACACCAGATAGATGACAGCACCTGCTGGCAGATTGGGTGGGCCACgaactgcacaaacacacacgcatggAGGGAGAGACAAATTATGGATAAcgtcttcttttattcatcTTTGATTGACGGTAGTTTCTGCGTCCAGCTACCTGCTTCTGGTTGTAGTTGACGGCGAGTCGCAGACGTGAGAGGTTGGGGATTCCCGCCTCAAAGGCCTGCTCCTCTAGGGAGTCCTGGCTATCGTCTCCGCAGCTGTTCAGGATGGTGGTCACCTCGCTCTGGTTGCGACACATGCCCAGCAACTCAACGGCAAACTCctgacaaagctcctccaggCCCAGGTACTGAGGCTGCAGGGAGAGAGGCACCATGGTGGAGTCAAGCAAGACAGACAGCAAAATATGAACAGTAAGTGGGGATATATGTACGAATCTCACCAAACCTTGAACTCTGGCTCTTTTTGTGAGAGCTTACGGAGCTCTCTGCTGAGACTGAACGCTCTGAGCATGGCGTCATCAGAGGTAATGGACAGGTAGGCTCGGCTGGCAATGCCGCGGTAGGTGTTGATGCGAGACAAGGAGAACTTCAACAGGTCATACTGCCGACCGTTACGACACTCCAGACAGGCGCAGGATATCTTGTGTGGCAATGGGATGATGTGACCTTTTTGGGTGAGCATGGTGACGATATCGTACAGGTCTTTCTGGCATGCCAAGGTCAGAGGAGTCACACCAGGGGCAAACTGGGAGTTGTCAATAGAGTGGTCAAAGATGGCCTGAGAGAAAGAGCGCACATCCATCTTGTTGCCTTTCTCCTGGTCCAGGCGGTCCAGCAGGCGCTTCACCACTCTGGGCTGATTGGTGTCCACGGCGACCAGCAGGGCCTCGTGAATCTGCCGGAAGTCAAACTTGACCCCCTGCAGGAGGGTGTCCATGCAGCTCTCGTTGCCCAGGCGGATGGACAGGTTGAGGGCCTCCCTCCACTGGCGGTCCTCCGACTCATCCAGCTGACGGATGATGCCGTCACCGGTCTTCAGCAGTCCGCACAGCCGCTCTATTTTCCCCTCCTGAATGGCACTGATGAGTTCCGGAGGGAATCGCATCTTCTTGTTCATAATCTCGCGCCATTGTTCTGGCTGAGGGACAGGACGGGACAGTTAACAGCAGTATTAGATGTCCATAATCCAGAAATTAATGTCAGATATCAGTGGAAAAACTTTCAATTTGATTTCACGAGAGGAAATTAAAGCCTGGGCAAAATTATATGGTTTTATGAGAAAATTAAAGGacgtacaaaaaataaaaagcatggCACATTCCACAAATGAGTTCATGATTCGAGACACATTTTATGACATCAAGGAAAACAACTCTCATTAACAAAATATGGAACTGTTTGATAAGACAAAGTTATTTAGAGGACGCCTGGAGCACAGTAGCTTCAGATGATTTAGCATCattacaacacatttttttccatttggaTCTACTGAATGAGAAATTCTACAAACCACATCTGAATAAATCTCTGCTTACCGTCAGGTTTTCCATTCCTGATGAAAAACAGGACAATTTGGAGCCGTGATCCTAAAGCAAAAGCACTATCACATTCTCTGGAGACATGGATTGTATATTTGCCAGTTATTCTGAGCTTCAGAGATGAAGGTGAAATATCAGTAGATTGCACAAGCAGCTCCAATGAGAGGAGAACTGAGCACTTTGGTGTCCTGCGATCATGTGCTACCGGCTGACTGCATGGAATCAGCACCCACAAACTCAATAACACACTTCCGTCCCCC
This portion of the Sebastes umbrosus isolate fSebUmb1 chromosome 17, fSebUmb1.pri, whole genome shotgun sequence genome encodes:
- the LOC119476019 gene encoding short transient receptor potential channel 2-like; the encoded protein is MENLTPEQWREIMNKKMRFPPELISAIQEGKIERLCGLLKTGDGIIRQLDESEDRQWREALNLSIRLGNESCMDTLLQGVKFDFRQIHEALLVAVDTNQPRVVKRLLDRLDQEKGNKMDVRSFSQAIFDHSIDNSQFAPGVTPLTLACQKDLYDIVTMLTQKGHIIPLPHKISCACLECRNGRQYDLLKFSLSRINTYRGIASRAYLSITSDDAMLRAFSLSRELRKLSQKEPEFKPQYLGLEELCQEFAVELLGMCRNQSEVTTILNSCGDDSQDSLEEQAFEAGIPNLSRLRLAVNYNQKQFVAHPICQQVLSSIWCGHLSGWRGSRTAWKLFVSVGIFFTMPLLCLVYWIAPKSKGGKLLKIPVIRFLLHSASYLWFLITLLGESITMEMYRDKFASRQQNILHSSFHMVWVVGFFWYECKEVWIEGLRSYFLDWWNCLDVMVLSMYLASFALRVLIALKGYFLCHDHSGTEECIYFTQTVRENWHQEDPQLISEVLFAVTSMLSFTRLAFILPAHESLGTLQISIGKMIDDMMRFMFILMIIGTAFLCGINNVYVPYVISPHLGRFNETFHFLFWTMFGVANQDYVDMPQFVLAEFVGRILYGIFTLVIVIVLLNMLIAMITNTFQKIEDDADVEWKFARSKLYLSYFREGLTMPVPFNIIPSPKAFFYILRGIFRRICCCCTCNSESKYPPIDSVTNGKGSEGDQLPYRQQVSRALVQRYIESARREFEETKRKDIGNRITLLTKTVSRMHSDMKVLQQVLMDDGHTAGDASTKDGSSFLGKYIIGAKNNFIGFNSRQDEKNASPKVTVHNGEEGVDKEKVDSDTKQESAAQQNQVDECGAEKVTDWDVVKMEEGRVKVELGDEETENKDKVEADRNEVKEEVGAGTSLNHVGEKLKAEATQDEAEKRRGGIQTGAKVTETTPELAESIKVNSEKTDINRVVNKFKDIELQEKKVESKWMMGRKIEHNVADKSSVREMNVKPGAKKTIPSPTGSSSSQDTGFGSQEGEGSIDGMLVRP